The Rhododendron vialii isolate Sample 1 chromosome 6a, ASM3025357v1 genome includes a window with the following:
- the LOC131331379 gene encoding AT-hook motif nuclear-localized protein 17-like yields the protein MKGEYVEEKDHPNDMFAKLKFQPNQPPPPPPPHLHHHPHHFQLTPDEPDHHHSPTTTLTPTTTSDGATIEVVRRPRGRPPGSKNKPKPPVFITREPDPSMTPYFLEVPTSVDVVVSITRFCKKHNTGLCVLSGSGAVANVTLRQPTSPGATVTFHGRFDLLSLSATVLHPNITTNPSIGSNGFAITLSGPQGQVIGGSVVGPLFAAGTVYVVAASFNNPSFHRLPVVDGEEEGGGGRDEREVSPVGSGGGGEAGESCGMSVYTSSCHVGGSDVIWAPTARQPPPPPPPHYG from the coding sequence atgaaaggCGAGTACGTTGAAGAAAAGGATCACCCAAACGACATGTTCGCCAAGCTTAAATTCCAACCTAAccaaccaccaccgccgccgcctccccacctccaccaccacccccaccacttCCAACTCACCCCCGACGAACCCGACCACCACCACAGCCCCACCACCACCCTAACCCCGACCACCACCAGCGACGGCGCCACCATCGAAGTCGTCCGCCGCCCGCGCGGCCGCCCGCCCGGCTCCAAAAACAAGCCCAAGCCGCCCGTCTTCATCACCCGCGAGCCCGACCCCTCCATGACCCCGTACTTCCTCGAGGTCCCCACCAGCGTCGACGTCGTCGTTTCCATAACCAGATTCTGCAAAAAACACAACACCGGCCTCTGCGTCCTCTCCGGCTCCGGCGCCGTCGCCAACGTCACCCTCCGGCAACCGACTTCCCCCGGCGCAACCGTCACCTTCCACGGCCGCTTcgacctcctctctctctccgccaCCGTCCTCCACCCGAACATCACCACCAACCCTTCGATTGGAAGCAATGGGTTCGCTATAACCTTATCGGGCCCCCAGGGGCAGGTTATCGGCGGGTCGGTGGTGGGCCCGCTCTTTGCTGCGGGTACGGTTTACGTGGTGGCGGCGTCGTTCAATAATCCGTCGTTCCATCGGTTGCCGGTGGTGGAtggggaggaggaggggggaggagggagggatgagagagaggTGTCGCCGGTGGGGTCTGGTGGCGGAGGAGAGGCGGGGGAGTCGTGTGGGATGTCGGTTTACACAAGTAGCTGTCACGTGGGGGGCTCGGATGTGATATGGGCGCCTACTGCCAGacaaccgccgccgccgccgccgccgcactATGGATGA
- the LOC131331380 gene encoding ubiquitin carboxyl-terminal hydrolase 17 isoform X1, with amino-acid sequence MPWGGDLGFSSYLVLLGLFVGPLIAFVLRRKWRRSVARREEIRRLLVFASEEAARAELEASSAYVTSAAAATAVASEISRSVQYQCAVCYCPTTTRCARCKSVRYCSGKCQIIHWRQGHKEECRPFTISYHINDTGGGSSQKVLKQEEDEIYGGRFVTNGRQFAESVENFPAEHACFKPNGSPKVFNGNDDSDECLSDGERTTSSSTETERSEAHLSPNISPHKPETFSVNKMDQNGPPSSKLNTSMAYVDCLTSPGNLNQLKPNGTHHSIQHGSTSSSGWSADGTNESSFSEPSTPSSGFWEGTLTSGRPKIDTLDDSIQSSSNGDGNGYMNNSRSCRSFSFNSDSHPAPPTDVRHTDATRFASDGAPSTTLGIKKPIDGATLSKEVRGDAPKGRNSPLLVPEKLNRLDVDTRSDRPVSKSRDPRDTTFMSMHPPNVSSIRSLSLERSNHMINGMKTSLHPLESKEGGFLSPTASVTHILPSSTRRSLQGAVAASSSEVGSFSPNARNGLTTSMRKVVDQLRGSKSSQEHQSVVGSESVGRYNAKGLFPYDHFVKLYNWNKIELRPCGLTNTGNSCYANAVLQCLACTPPLTAYLVQGLHSKSCGRKQWCFTCEFESLIMKAKEGSTPLSPIGILSQIQNIGRHFSNGREEDAHEFLRYAIDTMQSVCLKEAGVHASGSLEEETTLIGLTFGGYLRSKIKCMKCGGKSERHERMMDLTVEVEGDIGTLEAALRRFTGTEILDGENKYHCSRCRSYERAKKKLTILEAPNILTIALKRFQSGKFGKLNKEIKFPEILNLAPCVSGTSDKSPIYRLYGVVVHLDVMNSAFSGHYVCYVKTIQNKWFKIDDSTVKAVDLESVLTKGAYMLLYARCSPRAPRLIKNSVIPKNHAFKSRSHPSSPWNPPGPNPLNDETFTENLYPNCMSKPPIQTILEEDSSSDNSSSIFSEGCSFSSDSTKWDSTSTDNDYFESFFGDLGRSLSSPWRNLSDSDSSSSSSSPSPLYSRLSQNVESGTDDRGFWGRRLPSVRSNWEGKSSEPFLFSDDQSKQCRKSSSYRETNSGRLGSSNPSFRRSTRERTE; translated from the exons CTCTGGTAAGTGTCAAATTATTCATTGGAGACAAGGGCACAAGGAAGAATGCCGTCCTTTTACCATTTCTTACCACATCAATGACACAGGAGGGGGCTCCAGTCAAAAGGTGTTGAAGCAGGAAGAGGATGAGATATACGGCGGCCGCTTTGTGACCAATGGGAGGCAGTTCGCTGAGTCAGTTGAAAACTTCCCTGCAGAACATGCAtgcttcaaaccaaacggctcTCCTAAAGTTTTCAATGGGAATGATGATAGTGATGAGTGCCTTTCAGATGGGGAAAGGACAACTTCCAGTTCAACTGAAACTGAGAGATCAGAGGCACATCTATCCCCTAATATTTCCCCCCATAAGCCTGAAACATTTTCTGTTAACAAAATGGATCAAAACGGGCCACCATCTTCAAAACTCAACACTTCAATGGCTTATGTGGATTGTCTTACTAGTCCAGGTAACTTGAATCAGCTGAAACCCAATGGCACTCATCACAGTATTCAGCATGGTTCAACAAGCTCATCGGGTTGGAGTGCAGATGGCACCAACGAATCTTCATTTTCTGAGCCTTCTACCCCCTCTTCTGGTTTCTGGGAAGGAACTCTAACTTCCGGTAGGCCCAAAATTGATACCCTTGATGATTCTATTCAGTCCAGTTCCAATGGGGATGGTAATGGCTATATGAACAATTCTCGGTCTTGTCGTAGTTTTTCCTTCAACTCTGACAGTCATCCCGCTCCTCCTACAGATGTACGACATACTGATGCCACTAGATTTGCATCAGATGGTGCTCCTTCAACTACTTTGGGCATCAAGAAACCTATTGACGGGGCTACTCTATCAAAAGAAGTACGTGGCGATGCTCCAAAGGGCAGAAACTCACCATTATTGGTCCCTGAAAAACTTAATCGTCTGGATGTTGACACTAGAAGTGATCGACCTGTATCTAAATCCAGAGACCCTAGAGACACAACTTTCATGAGTATGCATCCTCCAAATGTCAGCAGTATCCGGTCCTTGAGTCTTGAGAGGTCAAATCACATGATTAATGGAATGAAAACTAGTCTGCATCCATTGGAATCTAAAGAAGGTGGATTCTTATCACCAACTGCTTCTGTTACTCATATTCTTCCGTCTAGTACCAGAAGGTCACTTCAGGGTGCTGTTGCTGCTAGTTCTTCTGAGGTTGGAAGCTTTTCACCAAATGCTAGAAATGGCTTGACAACATCAATGCGGAAAGTTGTTGACCAGCTCCGAGGCTCTAAATCCTCACAAGAGCATCAGTCGGTGGTTGGGAGTGAGAGTGTTGGAAGATACAATGCCAAG GGTCTGTTTCCTTATGATCATTTTGTCAAGCTCTACAATTGGAACAAGATTGAACTCCGGCCATGTGGCCTTACAAATACTGGGAACAG CTGTTATGCTAATGCGGTGCTCCAGTGCTTGGCATGTACCCCACCTCTCACTGCTTATCTTGTTCAAGGGCTTCATTCCAAATCAT GTGGAAGGAAACAATGGTGCTTCACCTGTGAATTTGAGAGTTTAATTATGAAGGCAAAGGAAGGGAGTACTCCACTCTCTCCAATTGGGATACTATCCCAGATTCAGAACATTGGTCGTCACTTCAGTAATGGGAGAGAAGAAGATGCGCATGAATTTCTGAG GTATGCTATTGATACGATGCAATCTGTTTGCCTCAAGGAAGCTGGAGTACATGCATCAGGATCTTTAGAAGAAGAAACAACTCTCATAGGCCTTACATTTGGGGGCTATCTTCGATCAAAG ATAAAGTGCATGAAGTGTGGAGGCAAATCCGAGCGGCATGAAAGGATGATGGATCTTACAGTTGAAGTAGAAGGGGACATAGGAACTCTTGAAGCAGCCCTTCGACGATTTACCGGCACTGAGATTCTGGATGGTGAAAACAAGTACCACTGCAGCAG ATGCAGGTCCTATGAGAGAGCTAAAAAGAAGTTGACAATACTGGAGGCTCCTAATATCCTTACTATAGCACTAAAGCGTTTTCAG TCAGGAAAATTTGGAAAGCTTAATAAGGAGATCAAGTTTCCGGAGATTCTGAACCTGGCCCCATGTGTGAGCGGGACAAGTGACAAATCACCTATATACAGGCTGTATGGGGTGGTGGTTCACTTGGATGTCATGAATTCCGCATTTTCTGGTCACTATGTGTGTTATGTCAAGACTATCCAGAACAAATGGTTCAAGATTGACGACAGCACA GTCAAGGCTGTGGATCTCGAAAGTGTCTTAACAAAAGGGGCATACATGCTTCTATATGCTAG GTGCTCTCCTCGTGCCCCGAGATTGATAAAGAATTCAGTAATACCAAAGAACCATGCATTCAAGTCAAGATCCCACCCCTCAAGTCCTTGGAATCCCCCTGGACCCAATCCTCTAAATGATGAGACTTTTACCGAGAACTTATACCCTAATTGCATGAGTAAGCCTCCAATCCAGACAATTTTGGAAGAGGACTCATCAAGCGACAACTCATCCTCTATCTTCTCGGAGGGATGTTCCTTCAGTAGTGATTCCACCAAATGGGACTCTACTAGCACTGATAATGATTACTTTGAGTCCTTTTTTGGCGATTTGGGACGCAGCTTAAGTAGCCCGTGGCGGAACTTGTCAGATTCTGATTCTTCCTCTTCGTCTTCCTCTCCCTCCCCTTTGTACTCAAGGCTTTCACAGAATGTGGAATCGGGTACGGATGATCGAGGCTTTTGGGGAAGAAGATTACCAAGTGTGAGAAGCAATTGGGAAGGTAAATCTAGTGaaccctttttgttttctgatgaCCAAAGTAAACAGTGTAGGAAAAGTAGTAGTTATAGGGAGACTAATTCAGGCAGATTAGGATCCTCTAACCCTTCTTTTAGAAGATCAACGAGGGAAAGAACAGAATGA
- the LOC131331380 gene encoding ubiquitin carboxyl-terminal hydrolase 17 isoform X2 yields the protein MPWGGDLGFSSYLVLLGLFVGPLIAFVLRRKWRRSVARREEIRRLLVFASEEAARAELEASSAYVTSAAAATAVASEISRSVQYQCAVCYCPTTTRCARCKSVRYCSGKCQIIHWRQGHKEECRPFTISYHINDTGGGSSQKVLKQEEDEIYGGRFVTNGRQFAESVENFPAEHACFKPNGSPKVFNGNDDSDECLSDGERTTSSSTETERSEAHLSPNISPHKPETFSVNKMDQNGPPSSKLNTSMAYVDCLTSPGNLNQLKPNGTHHSIQHGSTSSSGWSADGTNESSFSEPSTPSSGFWEGTLTSGRPKIDTLDDSIQSSSNGDDVRHTDATRFASDGAPSTTLGIKKPIDGATLSKEVRGDAPKGRNSPLLVPEKLNRLDVDTRSDRPVSKSRDPRDTTFMSMHPPNVSSIRSLSLERSNHMINGMKTSLHPLESKEGGFLSPTASVTHILPSSTRRSLQGAVAASSSEVGSFSPNARNGLTTSMRKVVDQLRGSKSSQEHQSVVGSESVGRYNAKGLFPYDHFVKLYNWNKIELRPCGLTNTGNSCYANAVLQCLACTPPLTAYLVQGLHSKSCGRKQWCFTCEFESLIMKAKEGSTPLSPIGILSQIQNIGRHFSNGREEDAHEFLRYAIDTMQSVCLKEAGVHASGSLEEETTLIGLTFGGYLRSKIKCMKCGGKSERHERMMDLTVEVEGDIGTLEAALRRFTGTEILDGENKYHCSRCRSYERAKKKLTILEAPNILTIALKRFQSGKFGKLNKEIKFPEILNLAPCVSGTSDKSPIYRLYGVVVHLDVMNSAFSGHYVCYVKTIQNKWFKIDDSTVKAVDLESVLTKGAYMLLYARCSPRAPRLIKNSVIPKNHAFKSRSHPSSPWNPPGPNPLNDETFTENLYPNCMSKPPIQTILEEDSSSDNSSSIFSEGCSFSSDSTKWDSTSTDNDYFESFFGDLGRSLSSPWRNLSDSDSSSSSSSPSPLYSRLSQNVESGTDDRGFWGRRLPSVRSNWEGKSSEPFLFSDDQSKQCRKSSSYRETNSGRLGSSNPSFRRSTRERTE from the exons CTCTGGTAAGTGTCAAATTATTCATTGGAGACAAGGGCACAAGGAAGAATGCCGTCCTTTTACCATTTCTTACCACATCAATGACACAGGAGGGGGCTCCAGTCAAAAGGTGTTGAAGCAGGAAGAGGATGAGATATACGGCGGCCGCTTTGTGACCAATGGGAGGCAGTTCGCTGAGTCAGTTGAAAACTTCCCTGCAGAACATGCAtgcttcaaaccaaacggctcTCCTAAAGTTTTCAATGGGAATGATGATAGTGATGAGTGCCTTTCAGATGGGGAAAGGACAACTTCCAGTTCAACTGAAACTGAGAGATCAGAGGCACATCTATCCCCTAATATTTCCCCCCATAAGCCTGAAACATTTTCTGTTAACAAAATGGATCAAAACGGGCCACCATCTTCAAAACTCAACACTTCAATGGCTTATGTGGATTGTCTTACTAGTCCAGGTAACTTGAATCAGCTGAAACCCAATGGCACTCATCACAGTATTCAGCATGGTTCAACAAGCTCATCGGGTTGGAGTGCAGATGGCACCAACGAATCTTCATTTTCTGAGCCTTCTACCCCCTCTTCTGGTTTCTGGGAAGGAACTCTAACTTCCGGTAGGCCCAAAATTGATACCCTTGATGATTCTATTCAGTCCAGTTCCAATGGGGATG ATGTACGACATACTGATGCCACTAGATTTGCATCAGATGGTGCTCCTTCAACTACTTTGGGCATCAAGAAACCTATTGACGGGGCTACTCTATCAAAAGAAGTACGTGGCGATGCTCCAAAGGGCAGAAACTCACCATTATTGGTCCCTGAAAAACTTAATCGTCTGGATGTTGACACTAGAAGTGATCGACCTGTATCTAAATCCAGAGACCCTAGAGACACAACTTTCATGAGTATGCATCCTCCAAATGTCAGCAGTATCCGGTCCTTGAGTCTTGAGAGGTCAAATCACATGATTAATGGAATGAAAACTAGTCTGCATCCATTGGAATCTAAAGAAGGTGGATTCTTATCACCAACTGCTTCTGTTACTCATATTCTTCCGTCTAGTACCAGAAGGTCACTTCAGGGTGCTGTTGCTGCTAGTTCTTCTGAGGTTGGAAGCTTTTCACCAAATGCTAGAAATGGCTTGACAACATCAATGCGGAAAGTTGTTGACCAGCTCCGAGGCTCTAAATCCTCACAAGAGCATCAGTCGGTGGTTGGGAGTGAGAGTGTTGGAAGATACAATGCCAAG GGTCTGTTTCCTTATGATCATTTTGTCAAGCTCTACAATTGGAACAAGATTGAACTCCGGCCATGTGGCCTTACAAATACTGGGAACAG CTGTTATGCTAATGCGGTGCTCCAGTGCTTGGCATGTACCCCACCTCTCACTGCTTATCTTGTTCAAGGGCTTCATTCCAAATCAT GTGGAAGGAAACAATGGTGCTTCACCTGTGAATTTGAGAGTTTAATTATGAAGGCAAAGGAAGGGAGTACTCCACTCTCTCCAATTGGGATACTATCCCAGATTCAGAACATTGGTCGTCACTTCAGTAATGGGAGAGAAGAAGATGCGCATGAATTTCTGAG GTATGCTATTGATACGATGCAATCTGTTTGCCTCAAGGAAGCTGGAGTACATGCATCAGGATCTTTAGAAGAAGAAACAACTCTCATAGGCCTTACATTTGGGGGCTATCTTCGATCAAAG ATAAAGTGCATGAAGTGTGGAGGCAAATCCGAGCGGCATGAAAGGATGATGGATCTTACAGTTGAAGTAGAAGGGGACATAGGAACTCTTGAAGCAGCCCTTCGACGATTTACCGGCACTGAGATTCTGGATGGTGAAAACAAGTACCACTGCAGCAG ATGCAGGTCCTATGAGAGAGCTAAAAAGAAGTTGACAATACTGGAGGCTCCTAATATCCTTACTATAGCACTAAAGCGTTTTCAG TCAGGAAAATTTGGAAAGCTTAATAAGGAGATCAAGTTTCCGGAGATTCTGAACCTGGCCCCATGTGTGAGCGGGACAAGTGACAAATCACCTATATACAGGCTGTATGGGGTGGTGGTTCACTTGGATGTCATGAATTCCGCATTTTCTGGTCACTATGTGTGTTATGTCAAGACTATCCAGAACAAATGGTTCAAGATTGACGACAGCACA GTCAAGGCTGTGGATCTCGAAAGTGTCTTAACAAAAGGGGCATACATGCTTCTATATGCTAG GTGCTCTCCTCGTGCCCCGAGATTGATAAAGAATTCAGTAATACCAAAGAACCATGCATTCAAGTCAAGATCCCACCCCTCAAGTCCTTGGAATCCCCCTGGACCCAATCCTCTAAATGATGAGACTTTTACCGAGAACTTATACCCTAATTGCATGAGTAAGCCTCCAATCCAGACAATTTTGGAAGAGGACTCATCAAGCGACAACTCATCCTCTATCTTCTCGGAGGGATGTTCCTTCAGTAGTGATTCCACCAAATGGGACTCTACTAGCACTGATAATGATTACTTTGAGTCCTTTTTTGGCGATTTGGGACGCAGCTTAAGTAGCCCGTGGCGGAACTTGTCAGATTCTGATTCTTCCTCTTCGTCTTCCTCTCCCTCCCCTTTGTACTCAAGGCTTTCACAGAATGTGGAATCGGGTACGGATGATCGAGGCTTTTGGGGAAGAAGATTACCAAGTGTGAGAAGCAATTGGGAAGGTAAATCTAGTGaaccctttttgttttctgatgaCCAAAGTAAACAGTGTAGGAAAAGTAGTAGTTATAGGGAGACTAATTCAGGCAGATTAGGATCCTCTAACCCTTCTTTTAGAAGATCAACGAGGGAAAGAACAGAATGA